The following are encoded together in the Penicillium digitatum chromosome 3, complete sequence genome:
- a CDS encoding Cell cycle control protein (Cwf23), putative yields the protein MPNDDLKAHAASNQDFYALLDIQPAATETEIRRAYRRTALKYHPDKIKNPTAADIDKFHFLQIAYDVLSDTSVRQLYDNAREARQRKQRERDMMGAAKRKMREDLEARERAGAAELGGAGVKQGVKRSWVADGDEDAEEKLQREIDRIAEDGRRRRREAEDKAKKELEDEQDRIQQQEEEARKAADRSSQRVDRSKEGGGAQVPELERAVKVRWVREGRGLELDIEQLAVLFKPFGKIENTFALKDKRQRIGKNKEKSTVATGVVVFTSIVSAHAAVLDSEKKIRQQTGQDGEWGLVESVFWASGSQPDLGLNVSSKPDQAEPVPVPPEPYINVSNKPTKPSFNFQSLKTAPASDRAPSFGSFASASAAAATPSPASFNPSTKAPAALSLQEVMMMRLKNAQREKERKALEEELIREDEAADAAEAAAAKGA from the coding sequence ATGCCAAACGACGATCTCAAGGCGCATGCTGCCTCAAACCAAGATTTCTACGCTCTGCTCGATATTCAACCAGCAGCTACCGAAACCGAGATCCGCCGCGCATACCGACGCACCGCACTAAAGTACCACCCAGACAAGATTAAAAACCCCACCGCGGCGGACATCGACAAATTCCATTTCCTCCAGATTGCCTACGATGTCCTATCAGACACGTCGGTGCGACAGCTCTACGACAATGCGCGGGAAGCCCGGCAGCGCAAACAGCGCGAGCGGGACATGATGGGAGCGGCGAAACGGAAAATGCGCGAAGACCTCGAAGCGCGGGAGAGGGCAGGCGCCGCCGAATTGggtggtgctggtgtcaAGCAGGGTGTTAAGAGATCATGGGTGGCGGATGGGGATGAGGATGCGGAAGAGAAGCTTCAGCGGGAGATTGACAGGATTGCGGAGGATGGGCGGCGGAGGCGACGTGAAGCTGAGGATAAGGCTAAAAAGGAGTTGGAAGATGAACAGGATAGGATTCAGCAGCAGGAAGAGGAGGCTCGAAAGGCGGCGGATCGGAGTAGCCAGCGCGTGGACCGCTCGAAGGAGGGTGGTGGCGCGCAGGTCCCCGAGCTCGAGCGTGCGGTGAAAGTGCGCTGGGTGCGGGAGGGTCGGGGACTGGAACTTGACATTGAGCAGTTGGCGGTGCTATTCAAGCCTTTCGGGAAAATTGAGAATACCTTTGCGCTCAAAGATAAACGCCAGCGGATCGGGAAGAACAAGGAGAAATCGACCGTTGCGACGGGCGTGGTGGTTTTCACGTCTATTGTCAGCGCTCACGCTGCTGTTCTTGATAGCGAGAAGAAAATCCGTCAGCAAACTGGCCAAGATGGCGAATGGGGCCTGGTCGAGTCTGTCTTCTGGGCCTCTGGCAGTCAACCTGATCTAGGTCTCAATGTTTCATCCAAGCCTGACCAGGCTGAGCCCGTACCTGTACCACCAGAGCCCTATATCAACGTTTCCAACAAACCTACTAAGCCATCGTTCAATTTCCAAAGCCTGAAAACAGCACCCGCATCCGACAGAGCGCCCTCGTTTGGCTCTTTCGCTTCTGCATCTGCTGCGGCGGCTACTCCGAGCCCGGCGTCATTCAATCCATCCACCAAGGCTCCAGCCGCGCTTAGTCTGCAGGAAGTCATGATGATGCGGCTGAAGAACGCACAGCGAGAGAAGGAGCGCAAAGCCCTTGAAGAAGAGCTGATACGAGAAGACGAGGCTGCAGACGCGGCAGAAGCAGCGGCAGCGAAAGGCGCCTAG
- a CDS encoding putative transferase — protein MMRPRPSVCSCCLARSRLFSTTAKRTEKSQNPSFPPTAGYSRLTNRGLISITGTDSTTFLQGLMTQNMLVTNDPNRSSRRTGAYTAFLNSQGRVLNDAFIYPLPGAEAQGAEPGWLVEVDKDQVPVLLKHLKKHKLRAKLKLRALEDGERTIWSSWKNHAEPQRWAAYGLESQSLSPFSPTSDIAGCIDTRAPGFGSRIITPGSDGLCTYFPDEAQVAGPEVPLDSYTVRRILHGVAEGQAEVISGSALPLQCNMDMARGVDFRKGCYVGQELTIRTHHRGVTRKRLLPIQLYDLGQDGGSAPDTLTYDPSFQLTLPSGEADIVKAGAATRRNRSAGTFLRGIGNIGLALCRLEVMTDIALMGEAPARPHEHHFKLSWAPEVERPSEVGVHAFVPPWLRDFISGGKEEKPDSRARGFVEQLEEEEEEAEAHRD, from the coding sequence ATGATGCGCCCACGCCCCTCGGTCTGTTCCTGCTGCCTGGCTCGCAGTAGGCTATTCTCCACTACAGCAAAGCGTACCGAAAAGAGCCAAAATCCCTCCTTCCCACCAACGGCAGGGTATAGCCGACTCACAAACCGCGGACTGATCTCTATCACCGGCACCGATAGCACAACCTTCCTCCAAGGCCTGATGACCCAGAACATGCTAGTGACCAACGACCCGAACCGAAGCTCTCGACGTACAGGCGCATACACCGCATTCCTCAATTCGCAAGGTCGAGTCCTGAACGATGCCTTCATTTACCCGCTCCCCGGCGCAGAGGCCCAGGGTGCCGAGCCAGGCTGGCTAGTGGAGGTAGACAAGGACCAGGTCCCGGTTCTACTTAAGCACCTTAAAAAACACAAGCTGCGCGCGAAGCTCAAGCTCCGTGCTCTGGAGGACGGCGAGCGCACAATCTGGTCATCCTGGAAGAACCACGCGGAGCCGCAACGATGGGCTGCATACGGTCTAGAGTCCCAATCGCTGTCTCCCTTCTCACCCACCTCCGATATTGCCGGGTGCATTGACACGCGTGCTCCGGGCTTCGGATCCCGCATTATCACGCCCGGGTCGGATGGTCTGTGCACCTACTTCCCGGATGAGGCGCAGGTCGCTGGGCCCGAGGTCCCGCTGGACTCATACACCGTCCGTCGCATTCTGCACGGTGTTGCGGAGGGACAGGCAGAGGTAATCAGTGGATCGGCTTTGCCTTTGCAGTGTAACATGGATATGGCTCGTGGTGTCGATTTCCGCAAGGGCTGTTATGTCGGCCAAGAATTGACCATTCGCACTCACCACCGCGGAGTTACGCGGAAGCGTCTTTTGCCCATTCAGCTATATGATTTGGGTCAGGATGGGGGAAGTGCCCCAGATACCCTCACATATGATCCATCTTTTCAACTGACTTTGCCTTCTGGTGAAGCGGATATTGTCAAGGCTGGTGCGGCTACTCGCCGAAACCGCAGCGCGGGGACGTTCCTTCGTGGAATTGGCAATATTGGACTTGCGCTGTGCCGTCTTGAAGTTATGACCGACATTGCGCTCATGGGTGAGGCTCCTGCTCGTCCTCATGAACATCATTTCAAGCTGTCCTGGGCTCCGGAAGTCGAACGGCCTAGTGAGGTCGGAGTACATGCGTTCGTTCCGCCTTGGCTTAGAGATTTCATTTCGGGTGGTAAAGAGGAGAAACCTGATTCCCGTGCACGAGGATTTGTCGAGCAAttagaggaagaggaagaggaagcgGAAGCACACCGAGACTAA
- a CDS encoding Decapping enzyme Dcp2, putative has translation MIETNLRLEDWLDDLCVRFIINLPREELESVERICFQVEEAQWFYEDFIRPLDPALPSMNLKTFAMRIFQHCPLMSSWSHYHHVAAFQEFLDYKTRVPVRGAIMLNHDMDEVVLVKGWKKGANWSFPRGKINKGEKDLDCAIREVYEETGFDVREANLVKNDDDVKYIEITMREQHMRLYVFRGVLRDTYFEPRTRKEISKIEWYKLSELPTLKKNKQHDEGLAVTNANKFYMVAPFLSPLKKWIAQQKKLDARAQPGTNQVSHAEGYLSVDENGHANGTPGMPLAEMAIPCDLPEVTSAQDASDHLKRLLKIGAAPAQTLTPGLEASRDSTVDPSKASELLALLQRGRQETFHQGSRSNSMAPPLTIQSNVQSAEQRPHLGPNFFPGFPQQQQNMGPSPFMRQNSTPFHTIPSQPHIQHSQDGPHVLPGNEFPTPADNWYPKPHAIPQFPQTTTMSQYQHHNQPPMAPSVLNPSNMPAPFQRTGDPEFSESAQLSQTRGPVVPPASKLPPPKLTSHSLALLEAFKVKTPKGVGLATLAAPMQGSSHARTTSQHQESLLGLLKGPQTARVSEPAELLGNPVVPSATPSKKQILQRPRNQYNKPMPPAGAVKSPPGPGRASATASGPLNITQFETFAKPHKSTVGTTRKNYVNRREQPLQQQLSSPITILSRPPSAKREVSSLTPVAQATQVLPAKMPEAPEPIKNFQPQILRRSEKPGYESLMATAPQAEAIERKLSLPGADSQGLSAQGNFDRRPSQTAEQKASLLSLFSKTPVSPTPVFATPFDPRAVNQQPAAYSGFVSPMSSRNRPSSGDSISRHGTPSDGGAYTTGPQVSSPSNKAFLLGFLEGVAKGNK, from the exons ATGATCGAAACAAATTTGCGGCTAGAAGATT GGCTGGATGATCTGTGTGTCCGTTTCATTATCAATCTTCCGCGCGAGGAGCTTGAGTCGGTCGAACGGATATGTTTCCAAGTTGAAGAGGCACAATGGTTCTATGAAGACTTCATTCGCCCGCTCGACCCTGCGCTACCGTCAATGAACTTGAAAACATTTGCCATGCGCATTTTCCAACATTGCCCGCTTATGTCTTCATGGTCTCATTACCATCATGTGGCTGCCTTCCAGGAATTCCTTGATTACAAGACACGAGTGCCGGTCCGTGGTGCGATCATGTTGAACCATGATATGGATGAAGTTGTTCTTGTCAAGGGTTGGAAGAAGGGTGCAAACTGGAGTTTTCCCCGTGGTAAAATTAACAAGGGCGAAAAGGACCTAGATTGTGCCATTCGTGAGGTCTACGAAGAGACTGGGTTCGACGTTCGGGAGGCCAACTTGGTTAAAAACGACGATGATGTCAAATACATTGAGATTACTATGAGAGAGCAGCATATGCGACTCTACGTCTTCAGAGGTGTGCTCCGTGATACTTACTTTGAGCCACGTACCAGAAAGGAAATCAGCAAGATCGAGTGGTACAAGCTTTCAGAGCTGCCAACGctgaagaaaaacaaacaGCATGATGAAGGACTCGCAGTCACAAATGCGAACAAGTTCTACATGGTTGCCCCGTTTCTCAGTCCACTGAAGAAGTGGATAGCGCAGCAGAAGAAGCTTGATGCGAGAGCCCAGCCTGGCACAAATCAGGTCTCACACGCTGAGGGATATCTTTCTGTGGATGAAAATGGCCATGCCAATGGCACCCCCGGGATGCCCCTCGCGGAAATGGCTATCCCATGTGATCTACCTGAGGTTACATCGGCGCAAGATGCTTCTGACCACCTCAAACGCCTTCTGAAGATTGGCGCCGCACCAGCGCAAACTCTTACACCAGGCCTCGAGGCAAGTCGGGATTCTACTGTTGACCCGTCTAAGGCGAGTGAGCTTCTTGCCTTATTGCAGCGTGGACGTCAAGAGACGTTCCATCAGGGGTCTCGTAGTAATTCCATGGCGCCACCTCTTACAATTCAGTCCAACGTCCAATCTGCAGAACAGCGGCCTCATTTGGGCCCTAATTTCTTCCCCGGCTTccctcagcagcaacagaaCATGGGTCCGTCTCCTTTCATGCGGCAGAACTCGACACCATTTCACACTATTCCATCTCAACCTCATATCCAGCACTCCCAGGATGGCCCACATGTTCTTCCTGGCAATGAATTCCCGACTCCTGCGGATAATTGGTATCCTAAACCCCATGCGATACCACAATTCCCTCAAACTACCACTATGTCTCAATACCAGCATCATAATCAGCCGCCTATGGCCCCTAGTGTTTTGAACCCAAGCAATATGCCCGCGCCGTTTCAACGAACAGGTGACCCTGAGTTCTCTGAATCCGCTCAATTGTCTCAAACTCGGGGCCCAGTCGTCCCTCCTGCGAGCAAACTGCCTCCACCAAAGCTCACAAGCCACTCCCTGGCGCTATTGGAAGCCTTCAAGGTTAAGACTCCCAAGGGTGTGGGTCTAGCGACGTTGGCGGCTCCTATGCAGGGCTCTTCCCACGCGCGTACGACGTCTCAGCATCAGGAGAGTCTTTTGGGTTTGCTCAAAGGTCCCCAAACTGCCCGTGTGTCTGAACCAGCGGAATTGTTGGGCAACCCTGTTGTGCCCTCTGCGACCCCCTCCAAGAAGCAAATTCTTCAGCGTCCTcgcaatcagtacaataaGCCCATGCCCCCGGCTGGTGCAGTGAAGAGTCCTCCGGGACCAGGTCGGGCATCGGCTACCGCGTCTGGACCCTTGAACATTACACAATTTGAGACATTTGCCAAACCGCACAAGTCAACCGTCGGAACAACCCGAAAGAACTATGTAAATAGGCGGGAGCAACCCCTGCAACAGCAGCTATCCTCGCCAATTACCATTCTCTCACGACCTCCTTCTGCCAAACGGGAGGTGTCCTCGTTGACGCCCGTTGCACAAGCCACCCAGGTTCTGCCTGCAAAGATGCCCGAGGCGCCTGAGCCTATCAAGAACTTCCAACCACAGATTCTACGTCGATCCGAAAAACCCGGATATGAATCATTGATGGCGACAGCCCCTCAAGCAGAAGCTATTGAACGAAAATTGAGTTTGCCAGGTGCTGATTCCCAGGGTCTGTCCGCACAGGGCAACTTTGACCGTCGACCGAGCCAAACTGCTGAGCAGAAGGCTTCGCTTTTGTCTCTCTTTAGCAAGACCCCTGTGTCTCCGACACCCGTTTTTGCGACCCCCTTCGATCCCCGAGCTGTCAACCAGCAACCGGCAGCTTACTCGGGATTTGTCAGCCCGATGTCGTCCCGCAACCGTCCAAGTAGCGGAGACTCTATCTCACGTCACGGTACGCCATCTGATGGTGGTGCATACACTACTGGTCCACAGGTCTCCTCGCCGAGCAACAAGGCGTTCTTGCTTGGGTTCTTGGAGGGAGTGGCCAAGGGCAACAAGTAG
- a CDS encoding Thiouridylase, cytoplasmic, subunit 2 gives MPAKELNKPCMECKDAKFELTVRKRQLCKSCLRRFIAHKVHSRLSVYRAFGLDGPKTQLLLPLSLGVSSSVLLHILNTDRQLRLDNGRPLGYDFKILVIEPSTVAATGVLFDQKYEALEKNFSLHNISRIPFHSIFDHVPEMEEIMHEYAGSKFIDDRSRSNEERLAAFRASISTPTSRADVDTVLLTRLIVEFAKKSGCESVIWGDSDSRLAAKALAGVAKGRGASLTWQVSDGMSPWGVRFEYPLRDLYKAELLQYASVCVELSDIIIPDQPPSDNVLTKNLSIDELMLRYVQNQGAKYPGVMANVARTANKLNPSTSVSALTCGLCAGLVGNVNGNSGVTVANQAEDNHSSQFCYGCMRSRPEELC, from the coding sequence ATAGCACACAAGGTTCACTCGCGCTTAAGCGTCTACAGAGCTTTTGGCTTAGATGGCCCCAAAACCCAGTTGCTTCTCCCTCTGTCATTGGGAGTTTCCTCCTCGGTATTGTTGCATATTTTGAATACGGATCGACAGCTTCGTCTGGATAACGGACGGCCTCTGGGGTATGACTTCAAAATTTTGGTCATCGAACCTTCGACCGTTGCGGCTACTGGCGTTCTCTTCGACCAGAAATACGAAGCTCTGGAAAAGAATTTTTCGTTGCACAACATCAGTCGGATACCTTTTCATAGCATCTTCGACCATGTCCCGGAGATGGAGGAGATCATGCATGAATATGCAGGATCAAAATTCATAGACGACAGGTCTCGGTCGAATGAAGAGCGCTTAGCTGCCTTCCGTGCATCTATTTCCACTCCCACCTCCAGAGCCGATGTCGACACTGTTTTGCTGACCAGATTGATCGTTGAATTTGCGAAAAAATCTGGATGTGAATCTGTCATTTGGGGTGACTCGGACAGCCGTCTCGCTGCGAAAGCACTTGCGGGTGTTGCCAAGGGACGTGGGGCTTCCCTCACCTGGCAGGTATCCGACGGCATGTCTCCTTGGGGCGTAAGATTCGAGTACCCGCTTCGTGATTTGTATAAGGCTGAGTTGCTCCAATATGCGAGTGTCTGTGTCGAGCTCTCTGACATTATTATTCCCGATCAACCGCCCTCCGACAATGTTCTTACCAAGAACCTTTCCATTGACGAGTTGATGCTGCGATATGTTCAGAACCAAGGCGCAAAGTATCCTGGTGTCATGGCGAATGTGGCCAGAACTGCAAACAAGCTCAACCCCTCTACCTCCGTTAGTGCACTTACGTGTGGTCTTTGTGCTGGTCTAGTGGGAAATGTGAACGGTAATTCCGGAGTCACTGTCGCAAATCAGGCAGAGGATAACCATAGCTCTCAATTCTGCTACGGATGTATGCGCTCTCGGCCTGAGGAGCTTTGCTGA